ATCCTGATGACGTACACACGAAGAACTAACAACGCTTTGGGATGAGCGTAGTGAGCAATTGGGAGAGATAACATTGTATATGTAGGAAGGGGAAATTACAGATGGCTGTATAGCTTCAGGATTGTCAGAGTGGCAGCTGGTGTGGTGAGTAAGCCTGGCAGTGGTGTCCACAATGGACTGCAGTCTGTAGATGGGGAAGGTCAATCCACAGTAGTAAGTGGGTCTAGGACAAAGCCCCAAGATACTACAAGTGAGTGGAGAAAAGGTTACACTAATATGTGAGACACTAAATAGATGGTTGAAAAAGTATGGTCACAAATCAGAAGAGAACAGAATCATGGAAGGCAAAAGACAGCTCGGACGAGAAAAGTATAAATAAGACGATTGTCTTTGGGgtgttcagagaggtagctgtGTGAGGGAAAAGGGTCAAGCACACAGGTCGTTAAGGGAGATCTAGATAATAATTTAGCAACTTCCTCAAAGGAAACGTGAGGTAGGAAGGGGAGTGGGGGGTAAGAAGGCTGCTGTGAGGGGGAATTGGTTTTAGTAAAAGTTTCATGTATAACAGAGGATGTATCAGACGAAAATAATTAAAAGAACCAGACAGAGAAATCACCAAGTAAACTTAAGAAAAGATAAGGTTGATACAAAGCCAAAAGAATACAGTGAACAAAGGCGAACAGCATGGACATAAAAAGAagagaacaagagagaataagaaTAGTACTCCAGGATAGGTCACCTTGGTGTGGCTGGAAAAGATATAAGGAGGTGAGGAATAGAGTGTTTGTTACATACTATGTGTGTATTCAACACTGAAATGGAAATTGATTTCCTAGATTGTGGCGATTGAAGATGTGAGGCAGATAAGGTGCCTGGGAGCAAATGTAAATACAGGAAAGTCCAGGGTCTggtgagatatcaccagcagaAAGTACTAGGAGAAGGGATATAGAAAGTAATTGCTAGAGGATTGTAGGAGTGAATATTTCcttaagggggggaggggggggggggtggggggagatcCTGGATCATGAGCTAAGCATGAGCTAAATAATATAGAAATAGAGGCACGgaaaatgacacagggctgaatcattaattattcatatgtacacagacacaaacagcattcatcatcatcatcatcatctatttatatagcgccactaattccgcagcgctgtacagagaactcattcacatcagtccctgccccattggagcttacagtctacattccctaacatacacacagacagacagagactaggatcaattttttgatagcggccaattaacccactagtatgtttgtggaatatgggaggaaaccggagcacccggaggaaacccacgcaaacacggaagaACATAcacattccacacagataaggccatggccgggaatcgaactcatgaccccagtgctgtgaggcagaagtgctaaccactgagccactgtgctgacaTGAAGCCATATTTGTGACAGGCATTGTCCTCACAAATAACAGCAAGTTCATGAATTAAATTCATCTCCAACAGTTCTTATTTTACTTATACAAAAGGGGAGATTTCTAACATCAAATAGGAAACAAGCTGTCAGAAAAGAGGCGTAGTCTCACTGGTAATAGGTCACCATCATTTTTTAGTAAGGTGCCACAAACTCCACAGCGCCGGAAACTCCGGATGAACAAATCATACAAATCATTCATAATAAGAGCAGTACATATGAAGCTGATGAGGGAAGTTCTCATGGGAGGCAGAGGGCCGAGAGCTATAAGTTGTGGATAGATTGGGGCGTGTCCTAATGTTTGCCAATATTCCATTTTAGAATGGTGGGAGGTATGCACATTAATAGTGACTCCACAACAAACAAGTTTGCCAGAAAAATTGCAACTGATTACCGTAACCGTTAACTCTATATaatatcaagatttttttttttcccccatctaAAAAAGGAGGTATTACAGGAGTTCCAATAAttcaacacattttttaaataaagtttctaCTTCCCATGAAAGGACACCCAACATATACATAGTGCTATTTAATAGAATTTCACAGAGATGTAATTCACGATTTTACTTGTTCTCCTCTTGGCATCATCTATCTGTAATCAACTTTAAAGGGGAAAGGGCTAGACAAAagactgtagccaatcagagcactatATAAACATTAGAATGTCTACGTAACTAGACCAacttgtaaccaatcagagcaaaaGAACATTCACAGAGCTAGagtaacctgtagccaatcagagtattaGAACATTCAAAAAGGGCTAGTCCAACCTGTACCCAATCCAACCTCTGGAACACTCACAGGGCTTGACCAACCAGTAGCCAATGAGAACCTTAGAAAATTCACTGAACaattttaaacatattaaaaatgcCATCTGCAATAGACACATCAACAAAATATGTGTGTTACATGTGCAATatgaatttaaattatttaaggcatgtaacacagaaaaaaatagtgTGCTGGTTAAATAAGTATTTTCCCAATTTACATTAAAGACATTTTCTTCCTTCAGTGAATAAGACACTTGGAATTTGTATTAAATCACTGACAGGTTCCAAAACACAATTCACTGAACCGTATCTGACAGTTTCCTGACACTGTACAAACATGACTTCAGATTCTGCTCTAACATGTGTTTCATACAATATCACTTCTGCTCAGGTATTATTGCAATGATGTAGGTATTATTCTTTTTATGAATGGCAATTGTGCCCAATTATTCTAACGTACAAAGCCTTCTCTGTGCGGCAGAATGAGGTCACTGACAGGCCCAATCCTCTGACATAAGCAATATTTAATGTAATCCTTAAAATCAGTGTATTTTACAGACTCACAAATAGCTTGATCATGGATAGACCTTTAGGTTAATTTCTACTGTACTGttagaggttttttttgtctgtgtgtcTCCTTGATTTGTGTTGCATGTGGCAGTGTGCAGGTGCTGATTTTTTGTGATGTTGCTATAGTCTTCAATAACTGTTTATAACAGGTTATTGCTACTAACATTCATAACATATCTCACAGAAAGCAGAATTTACAAAATGCAGAACTTCAGGTATTGCCAGATCTTTGCACCTCTACAAATCTGATTTGTGTAAAAATCTGCCACAAATTAATTTTTCTCCAAAGGCTTCACTAGGACCATAGATTCATCCTCATCACAGCTGTGATGTTACTGATACATTCCTATAAATCTAGATTCAGCCCAGCTTCGCTGTGTTAAGGCAATGGGTACGTACACTTTAATATTCTATCCACTGATTACAAAGCAAACATTCTAAGACTAATAATCTAGACACAATTTGTGATGCTCTATTGCTCTTTAGCAGATATCATTTTTCATTTCCtatttaaaataacataacataagacattgatccattatttattttcatacctAAACAACGACACCTGTGCAGACTGTAAATGAACGGAGAACATTAAACCTCACCCTAATTAGGATCTGAGAACACCAAGGCAAGTCCTCCGGAAAATAATAAGTCTTTGTATAATCAAACCATCATGTTTTGTAtcataatgttttatatatacaggTGTAATTCACATCCAACTTTTCTTTAACGGACAGGCTAACACCTACTCTTGAAAGCAAATGAATGAACTTAAAATCCATATGTTTGTGGATGTAAAATATATCTAAGTGGGTATGACTTTTAAAATCGCTTTATTTACATTTGTACAAGATTATACAAGGGACAATATGGTGGTTTACAAAGTTTGCAACAGTTTTAAGCAATAATGGTTTGGCACACGTGAGTATTGTTTGATGAACATTATTTATGTGCAATACAAATGTTAAACGACAATAAATGCTGTTACTGAATTACATATGATTTGTTGTTTGTTCTAAACATTCTCCACTATAGGGATACTTTTAAGCCATAAGTAACAGTCAGTGTGGATTGGAAAGTATACTAAGGATCCCAGGTCTTGTGGAATTtcttcattgttttgttttgcaagcTTGTTATATATTCCATATTCAATATAAACCAGATGTGATTAACTACCTCTTGATGAGTGAGGGTGTCTAGTTTTTTCCCTGATTCATACAATCTTGTGTTTGGCTGTAGTGTCAGGTTATCTGAGCCTTTGTCAATATATTCGATGGGATCACATAATAGGGAGATTGGGAAGCTGAAGTTTGAGCATTGTCCTCTGATGTTGGAGATTAGTGCCAAGATGTTGCTCCAGTAAGATACAGATATGTGTATGTTTTAAATGGCAGCTGTGTAGATGCGATTGTCTTCTGTTATCAGCTATTTTAGACACTCAGTGGCTCTCTGCAATGCTAATAGCAGGAAGTCAGGAGTGCATATTAATAACGGCGTCCCCCAAAAGCACAGACACATTTTAAATACCTTTAGTGACAAGGTCCTTAAACTTTCTACATAAATACTACAAAATGTTACATTAAGCTCTTGTATACGAGCAGTGCTATCTATTCGCATGGGCATAGTATAACAAGGTGAGAGTCAAATACTATAACTAAAATAATGCCATACAATAGTGTGCTGTAAGCCTGGCCACAAATAAACCTTAGAGTCAACCAAGTTCACTATTCAAATTTCATGACACCGAGATGACAATTACAAAATACCAAGGACCTCTTCCCGTATATTCAATAGACCATTACACTATTGTAATTAAAGTGTCAGAAAGCTACATAATTAAGCCTTACAGCgcagtatattatatacattactcCTGGTGGTCTGCCACTTAGACTATAAAACAAGAGTGAGAATTCTATCCCTTCTGACAGTAAAGGGTTATTTATGTAAACTGCACTAGTGATGAGATGTTTACAAGTGAAGTCTTTTCAAGGTCGCCCAGCCCGGCCTGGGTGTATGTGGAGCATCACATCTGGAAATCATAATGGAATAATACTCAACAACAGAGAAAAATGTGACTATGGTGACTGAGAGACAATGCTTAGATTCCAGGACTCCTAGTTACACTAAATCAAATCTGCAGTTCAGAAAGAGAACATTTACTGAGCAGGTATATTGAGAAACgtttctgggataaaaataagcTCAGGGAAGGAGAAATCTCTGTTGTTTTGCAACATAATAAGACGTTGCCCCAGAGCTATAGAGCCATCGGCCCACAGTAAATCTACCGGGGCTGGTTGTCAAGTGGTTAGCATACTGCTATCCTGACTCCTATCACGGTGTGTTTATAATCCGCTTCTGCCTTTCCCACTTATTTTCTAGTTACAATAATATTAGCTGAATTGTTTACTATATATATCCATAATACTCCGCAAACGTTTTAAGGCAGgtatggaaaaaatgctgcaaagtaagaatgcttgcaaaaatagaagtgttaatagtttatatttatcgatttaataaaatgcaaagtgaatgaacagaagagaaatctaaatcaaccCAATAGTTGGTGTGATCACCCTTTTAGAGCAGTACAATAATTAGTGTCATCAGGCAAtaatgaagcatggtggaggttccttgcaagtctggggctgcatttcagcaaatggagctGGGGACTTGATTAGGataaatggtgtcctcaatgctgagaaatacagggaGGTAATTATcaatcatgcaataccatcagggaggcgcctgattggctccaaatttattctgcagcaggacaaggatcccaaacatacagccaatgtcatgaAGAACTATTTTCAGTGTagagaagaacaaggagtcctggaagtgatgatatggcccccacagagccctgatctcaacattatcgagtctgtctgggattacatgaagagacagaaggatttgaaccAGCTACATCCACAGAacatctgtggttagttctccaagatgtttggaacaacctccctgctgagttccttcaaaaactgtgtgcaagtgtacctagaggaACTGATGATTTTAtgctgataaaaataaactattaacacttctatttttgaaagcattcttactttatacacacacaatactgcagGTGTCGAAAAAAATGCACCCACCTCAGATATGTTTTAAGTTGTATTGTATATTAACATGTGTTTTCTCTGCAGACAAGACACAGCAAGGCGAAAAAGCATTGTAGTCAGCGGCCATGGGGATACCCTTCTTTTAAAGTGCGGCCCATATGCTCAATAGCACCCTTATGAAGCCAGGGTAAAGGGGGGTGGGATCCCCAGGGGCATACAGGACCCCCTCTCATTGGTTGTGATAATTATAGTATCAGCTGGAGCTGATGGATGCACTGCTATTTACTTTGTCACTTTTCAAAAGATTTTAAAATGAAGCGGTGACCTCTTTTTTAAACAAATCTCTTGTCTTTAGTTCAAGGAAAAGAGAGGTGGGTAGTAAGAAAGGGAGcagtttaagatattttattgtaTCACAGCGACGTCACCATAGGCTCTAGGCAGCTGCATTTCATGTATTTTGACAAATCCTCCAATAAGACACAttgtagcaaaaaaagaaaataaaaaaagttccaGCAGGTATTCTCTGtataaacaaacattttcctttcatTAAACTGTATTGTCTGCTATAATCATATAATACCACAAATTATATGGTACTTTACACATAACATTTCCAGAAAGTCTGCATTATAAAAAACCCTTGAGCAATATGTACCGTGTTGCATGTGAAATAATGTACAAAGTAATAATCTTATCATACTTCATGGACACATAATATTAGTCACCTTATTGACATAGACAAAACAATCTGCAGTTATAAATGTTACCTTTGCAAATTCTGTTGGTCTTCGGACGTGGTTGGGCCTGAAGTCTCCTGTAACTCCTCCTCGGTTTTCGATACAACAATGGTGTCCGCGTGGCCATTGTCACAATCTTGTGAATGCGTCGGAACCTCCGCCAGCTCGCCAGCTCCGAATTCCTCAGAGGAGCTTGAATCCTCGCTAGATGTTGTTTCATAACTAAGCACATCATAttggattaaaaaaaatcaatataccaCATAAAAACAATACAAGAGGAAAAACACACAAATCCTACAACGGAATGAGTCATGTTTGATCCTACGATACATATGTCAAAGGAAATCGTATGCCAAAGTTCATATCAGTCTTGTTGCAGTATTTAAAAGATCAAATCAATCATTGCAGACTTTGTGGGGAGGGTGGGGTTAAATATACAAAATGTGTCCTTTGTATAACCCCTACTTCATATCCCTCTTTTAGATTGTATCTAACAAGTACTTTATTGAGCAAATTCTCAATCCTCTGTTGGGCTGAGCATATGCAGTCCTTCTGTGCTTTTTAGCCATGCTTTTATATTATCATAAGAGTTGGTGAAAAGCTTTCTATTAGCAGCAAGTGAAAGAGTGGACATCTGCTGAAAAGAGAATGGTACTGAATATCATTAATACTTACACTAAGGAAGAGCAAAACAATGCTAAAACTAGGACTTATTTtctaattaaattaattgaaaatgtaaagtATATTTCCTGTTATATAACTCGTTTAGAAGCCATGGTCACATGACACCAACCGTTTGTTACACGGTATATTGCGTTTGTCAGTGTCAGACAGATATTCAAGTGCTACAGATAGAATCACCCGCAGGGTCAAGTAATAGCTTTTTGCCTCCCATTAATCACAATTAGTTTAAAGTTAGGAAACCAACAGATGAAGTTTAATTAAGTCAGGAGGGTCAGCTCATTAGCCGAGGACTCTGGACAGTATCTGGAAGTCTTGTGTTGAGAGATTTAACTCAGCTTGtttaatattttgattttttttttcctcactaATAAACATTTATAACAAACCCTCCATAATATTTTTATTCCCACCATATTACTGTGGTCCAAATACAGGTACAAATGTGAAACCTGTTTACCCCTGTATGATATTATTAAGCTTACACTGattgaataaaaagaaaaaaatagaaaaacacttGTTATGATTGTTAATataagttataaaaataaatattctagaATAATAAAGTATATACCAGTTTCATCTCATAACAATTGCACGTGCTTCAATGTTGAATTAGGTTAATTAAttgttaaaaaacatttataaaatcaatGATAGGTAAATAGCATCCCAACAgtgacatacacatatatatatagttgccACGCAATCATAAACTAAAAGATTCAAGGCACAGCAGTCTGTTTGAAACCAATCACAGATGATAATGTGAATAAATCGAAGTCCTGTTTCGGTATTTTTGTCTCATTCAGATGAATAGCAAGAGTATATTTTACTGCAGGAGTCTTTAAGGTTAGTGCATTTCAAGCTATTGGTCTAAAGGTGAATATCATATAGTTCAGTCCAATCGTATTGGCCACTTAGAGACTTCTCTAAGCGAAAGCCTCAACAATGGTTTTGCGATGCGATGGGAAAAACACAAATTTTGTATCTCCTACAAAATCTTATCTAATCTCCTCTGATTCAGTGATTACCTCATGGCTCTAACCATCCCAAGCAGGAGAGCGTCACTTCTGCTAAAACAAGACTTATTAAAATTGATAGCGAGATTGTCAAAGCCCCTCCGCACATGAGTTTATCAGAGGTTTTATTCTAACTAATATATAGAGCCAGAACCTTTGAACACCACTATGGGCTGTTAGAAGCACCAGGGACCTGGGGAAACTGAGGACTGCAGGAGTGCAAATAAGCAAGGCGGATTGGCTTATCTTCAATAATCTGGTGAATCACAACACAAGTTGCAGCCTGATGTTGGTTATTGATGTTGGCCACGCACATAGCCATCTTTTCTGCCAGTTTGGACATTTTAGACAAAATTGACCCAAAATCTCGAAATGATCgctttgttgaaaaaaaaaaaaaaaatgttaacaagGAGCCATATAAACAAGGAGCCATATAAACAAGGAGCCATATAAATCTGATCATGGAGCTGCCCGTCATGACTGACACCCAATAATGACTGTCCATGTGCAGTATCCCATGGGTAGCAAACTGGGCCCAAATGCCAAATGACTGGATCTGTTAAACAATACTTTTAGCTGTTATAAATATAGACTGGAGAGCTTGCCGGTAAAATTTACTCAGACTAAAGCAGGTTTGTTGGACCTTGTGACAAAATCCACAATTGACATTACTATTATGACTCTTTGCACAAGCTCAATGACATCACAAATGGAGAAAATCAGTGGACTGATCTGGATAAACGTTTTATGATAAATATACAGACTAATATACATCACAGAGATAATTCTGTTGGAGCGAATAGTTTATGTAAAGATTCCATTTTGCAACATTTTCCAGACGCTTTTTGGAGTTTGGAGTCTAAAGGTGGATTTCTTGGTAAACGTAAAGGGATTTTCCACCTTCGGGACATCTGCAGGGGGTCCCAAAACATAAGGCTTTAATTGTTCCCAGGCAGCAGTCGGGGACACCCCTGACGCTGCCACCGTGACTGGCCGTAATTATTGTGTCATGGGCAGGTGAAGCTGGGAGTGGGGGGTGCCTGTGGCTGGATGTTAGTTGTGAAGTTGTGAACATTTGGGATCCGATGGGATTATTAATTAGAGTGGGCATAAACACTGGTCAGAATATCCACTTAAAAACAGGCAGAGTATACTTCAGTTAAATATTCGTGGTAGCCCGGCTCGGAAATGAACGACGAGTATTAAGTAGAATGGAGACTCTTCATCTGCAGGTTATTCATATATAATAAGGACCCCCTGTTCCACCAGCCCAGTGTTCCCCATATCAGCACTTCAGCCGGCTGACCCCTAATCACCAAGCAATGTAAATCAGGCCACAAAAGTAACATTGTGCGCGTCTAGTTGATGCTTACCCACCATTGACCCCAACAAACTGGAGATTCTTCTTGGCTCGAGCCTCGCTGCTCGGAGCCGGCCGGACGCTATTGTTTTTCTTCTTCATAATAGATTTCAGGCTGCTTCTGGGGGAGGCTTCTGTGCAGGAAACAATAGAAATGAATTAGTAGCGTACAGCTGGTGGGGTGGACCCTTATAATGTCTATGACTGATCACTGTGGCAGACGTGGGTATTGAGAGAACGGTAGGAAGCAGACCtagatttaaatattttgccCCTCAGGCCATTGCATCATCCCCCATGGCAATCcatctatataatataaatacaacaaCATAATTTAGCGCTAATTGAGTCTAtggttatatatttaaaatatatggcTGATAACTGATGCTTACTTGGGTATTGAGGAAATTATAGGAAGCTGATACAGATATACAGATTTTGAAACCCCTGGTCACTGTACCCATACATGGTCCCAGCCCCCATTGCAATCTATctgtataaattaaatacattacatAATTTATTGCTAATTGAGCTTGTTGCCTTTGATGTTACTGACAtaatgggcctgtttcattaaggaagaaagtaaagcaaaaaaaaaaaaaaaaggaaaacaaaaatgagtaactttgcaccttggcaaaaccatgttgcattggaggggggaaggtaaatttaaaatgttgggacagatttatagttggggtagggcatgtcctagatcaatattaaatttcagtgtaaaaataaagctatccagtatttgtgcgctacatgaaaaagcagccagtatttcccttacATGCAAAATCTTAAAcggatttgcaccccttgcattgtaacatggtttgtccagcaggAAACTGTACTTTTTTATTTGctctacttttcttaatgaaccaggccctatatgtttttcCTATTCGATATTTCAGTCCTTAATCGTTACACTTGTAGTCACTGTGATGAGCTGTGAGCTATGTATTTTACggttagcacatacttgccaactctcccggaatgtccgggagactcccaaaatccaggtcggtctcccggactcccaggagagcaggcaagtctcccgcatcccggaatttgCTGGGCATAATAActcgatttgcagtgaatcgcgtcattttggcctcgtccctcgcgacaaaacgtcatttccGTCACAGGGCCAATAACTGGATTTTGGCAAcgcccctcctgccctctagtcACGCTCCCCGTCCAGGATCTCCCGAACTTcagtgcctgaaagtaggcaagtatgggttaacaATGGATTTGGAGGAAATACTGCATCAAGCTTTCATTTTAAGAAAGCTGCAGAATAATAATTATCCAACTGATAATATGATTATCTGCaaactttattaattatttaggAGAGGGACCTGTAACAACTAAAAACCACACCAAAATCTGGCTGTCTGCCCTGGGCTGGTGTATTACAtaggtatgggggggggggggggggatgtcagCTGAAAGCTTAAGCCCACAAAACAGATAATTTGTGTTCCTCAATTGACGAAgttagagaaaaagaaaaagtctgtAGAGTTCACTTTAAAATTGTTGGTAGTCTTTAAGCACATTGTCTAATCTACTCTGTTAAGTATTCCACTAATGCTTATTTTAAACACAACCACATACTTGGTTTATCTTTACATGTCGGTATTGAATTTCCATGATGTATGACTATCAGGCAggaaatattaaataaacaagCTCCCTCCATTCTGGTCACAGGCCTGTCAGGTACAAGTTATGGAGGAAACCAGCTGAATTGGACAGACTTGGCTTgggacaaaaaaaatcaaaagtcTTTATAGTGTATGTTTTacgatgataaaaaaaaatagcttatgCTAGCAAGAATTCCATCGCCGCTCTCAATACAATTTATGGCCACGCATCGACCAGATCTTTTCCAAAACATTTTACAGTGATTAAAAAGTCTTTATCTGCCCCTTGCTCACCTCCTTGCTGGCTCTCGGTCTTTATATTCTCCCTACTGGAGGTTGTTTGAGTGGAATACACGGATGACAGCGAATTAAGGGAATTCACCAGCTGATTCTGGATGGAACTGAGTTTGGAAGCGGGCTGTTTTATGGCACTGGCCAGATCTGGATATCCATGTTCTAGATATGCCCACTGCTCCTGTAGGAGATCTTGTATTCGTTTTACATACTGTCCAATGTAGGCATCCGTAGCAGGCTGATGGTCCGTGGGGCAAGGTTTGATCTCGACAGGATTTTCCACGGAATTGCAGGCTGTGTCATCACATACTTGGGTTTGGTGGATTTGAGAGGCCGACGTCTTGTCCACAATATCACCTTCTTTTGCACCGATCTTTAGAATTTTTCCGGTTTCCATTGAACCACTGACAACATTGGGGTCTATCAGCACATTACTGTGTACAACCAAGACGGAGGTCTCACCAACCTGGTCAGATAACAGCAAACCTTCGCATGTCTCATCTGGAGGTTGGTCTAGATCTCCTGGCAGGACACCACATCCCATTGACCGAGTCTCAACAGCAATGTTGGCATAGGTGGTTTTGTCAGAACTTTCCTTTTTGCTCTCAGCTTCCACTTCTTCTGTGTTTACCGCCATATCTCTAGAATGTGCATCTCCcacaggtttttttgttttctccatCATACTTGTCAAATCCACAATATAAACATCCTTCGCCTTCAGTTCATTGCTTTGTTTATCCACCAATACCCTGAGATTGTGAACCTCTCTGGTGCTGTCGTCCAATTGTTTGGTCAAGTCTATTACCTGCTGTTTAATGGCTGAAAATGGTGAGCTTTTTATATCAGCAAAACTTAACTGCCCATGGACATCCAGTTCTCCATTTCTAACATCCCCAGCCTCAGCTTTGTCTTTGCTATCCAAAATATTAAGTTCTTCTGTCTCCTGCTCTTTTTTGCTCTCAAGAAGTTGAGAAAGTGATTTGAGCTGAGCATTTAGGTCATGGTTTTCCCCTTCAAGCACAGTTATAGTGTGTTGCAATTCAGGAATAGTCTTCAGTTGTTCTTCAAGTTCTTTAATTCTTTTAAAAGCGGCTGCTATCTGGTCATCAGAGTGGAAACGCTTTGGACTTGTAGGCGCCTTGAAAAACTCTAACCTGTTCTCGCTGAAGCTGCTGATGGATTGCGGCGCTGTTACATACTGGCTGTGGTCGGAAGAAGTTGTGCTTTGTGGTAGGCTGGCTGGAAGACTAGATGTTCGAGCAAATTGTGGCCTCTCTCTGAAGCTGCTAAAGTCTTCAGAAGTCAACTCTTTCAAGGGAGGATCACATAGATTATCCTTCCTCCTATAATTTAACTCATGGATGTATCTCAAACGTAAAGATGAATCACTTCCCGGACACACACGGCCATCCTTTGCGTCAGCCCTGTAGCTGCTGGGGCTCCAGGTTCTACTAGAGGCTGCAGAGTAAGACTGTGACCCATTGTCTGGTACACTGAAGTTTCGAGGAAGAGTGCTAAACTTGGACTGTTTTGCTCTTCTTTGGATGTGTATCCTCTTGATGGTATTCCCTTTTTCAATATCATGGACATATTTCAGAAAGTCAAGGTCCAGGTGAAAACCATAAGGTGTCTCCACAGAATAGGACATgcggttttctttcttttccgcCTTCGATAAAACATTTtcacctaaaataaaaaaaaaaaaaaaaggagaaaaagtgAAACACAAGATTTATTGGCAAACAACAAAGATGGTGgttcacaaa
This window of the Mixophyes fleayi isolate aMixFle1 chromosome 8, aMixFle1.hap1, whole genome shotgun sequence genome carries:
- the KANK4 gene encoding KN motif and ankyrin repeat domain-containing protein 4, encoding MEKTNGENVLSKAEKKENRMSYSVETPYGFHLDLDFLKYVHDIEKGNTIKRIHIQRRAKQSKFSTLPRNFSVPDNGSQSYSAASSRTWSPSSYRADAKDGRVCPGSDSSLRLRYIHELNYRRKDNLCDPPLKELTSEDFSSFRERPQFARTSSLPASLPQSTTSSDHSQYVTAPQSISSFSENRLEFFKAPTSPKRFHSDDQIAAAFKRIKELEEQLKTIPELQHTITVLEGENHDLNAQLKSLSQLLESKKEQETEELNILDSKDKAEAGDVRNGELDVHGQLSFADIKSSPFSAIKQQVIDLTKQLDDSTREVHNLRVLVDKQSNELKAKDVYIVDLTSMMEKTKKPVGDAHSRDMAVNTEEVEAESKKESSDKTTYANIAVETRSMGCGVLPGDLDQPPDETCEGLLLSDQVGETSVLVVHSNVLIDPNVVSGSMETGKILKIGAKEGDIVDKTSASQIHQTQVCDDTACNSVENPVEIKPCPTDHQPATDAYIGQYVKRIQDLLQEQWAYLEHGYPDLASAIKQPASKLSSIQNQLVNSLNSLSSVYSTQTTSSRENIKTESQQGEASPRSSLKSIMKKKNNSVRPAPSSEARAKKNLQFVGVNGGYETTSSEDSSSSEEFGAGELAEVPTHSQDCDNGHADTIVVSKTEEELQETSGPTTSEDQQNLQRCSMGEAFRSECQILSSHLAELRTTTDNKLRQTLYTVCQEWFRVSSQKSSSPDLVSAYLDEFRSISPSLLQMVVNIADENGNTALHYSVSHSNFGIVRLLLDTGVCDVDHQNKAGYTPVMLTPLASAETDEDMEVVKVLLSVGDVNLSATQGGQTALMIGVSHARSDMVKVLLDCGADVNLTDEDGESALMIACQIGNLEIVKLLLSQPDCDLELKDKAGNSALSIVADSAHTEIAALLQAHTEHRRSCPSADMEEGGTL